A region of the Amycolatopsis sp. cg13 genome:
GAGTGGACTGAAGACTGGGAGGTCGACGGCCGTACGACGCCGATGAGCTTCTGGAACCGTCCGCTGCACGCGATGACCGACGCGTTCACCGCGGCCGGGTTCCGGATCTCGGTGATCAGCGAGCCGAAACCGGTGCCGGAGGCGGAAAAACTGTTCCCGGAGGACTACCGGATGCTGTGCGTCAGCCCGAGTTTTCTGTTCTTCGTGCTGCACGCGGAGTAGGGGGTCGTGAGTGCTGCGGCCGGTTCTAACCGGCAGCAGCACTCACGAGGTCCGGCGAGGACTTCCCGGCGCGGGCCCGAGTTCGCGGGGGTGTCGTGAGTGTTTATGCCGGTTCTAACCGGCATAAACACTCACGAGTCCTCAGTAGACAGTCGTCGTGACCCGAGTCCCCGCCGCCCGGACCCCGTTGGCCCACAACTGCTGCACCTTCGCCGATTCCTGCGCGTCCGGCTTGGCATTCGTGCAGGAAGTGCCCGGCCCGTGCCCCGACATCAGCTCCGTGCACGGCCCCTCGTAGTGGTCCGGCAGGCCGAGGTTGTGGCCGAGTTCGTGCGCGGCGATGCGGGTCGGGTCGTAGCCCTCGGCGACCTGGCTCGTGTCCAGGTAGACGTCGCCGTTGCCGTGCCCGTCGGTTTGCGTGTACGAACCTCCGCTGTTGACCTCGTGGATCTTCACCGTCGCCTTGCCCTCGTCCTTCACCAGCTGGACGTCGCTCACCGCGGCGTTCCAGTTCGCCGCGCCCTGGTCGATCTGGGCGACGTAGTCGGGCGCGCCCGCCGAGCTGTAGTAGACGGTGGTCGCCGCGGCGGCGGACGCGGCGGGTGCGGTCGCCAGGCCGAAACCCAGCGGAGCGGCGGTCGCCACGGCCAGTGCGGCGATCCGCCGGAACCCTCGTGCGTGCATCGTGTCCTCCGTACGTCATCGAGAAAGCAAGCAACCCTTGTCCGCTCGACGACGTTAGAAGTTCACCACCGGGGCGACTACGTCCGAAAGTAGGACGCTCCCCCGCGAGAGGGAGGTCAGTCCCGCCCCGGCTGGATCCGCCGACACCGTCGCGATGGTGTGCTTTTCGGCATGCAAACGCTGCTGCTCGGCCTTCTCGCCTACGTCGTCGTGCTGTGGCCGCTCGTCGCCGCGGCCCGCAAAGTGCTCGGTGTGCGCGTCGGTCTCGTCCGGGCGCTCGGCGCGGCGCTCGCGGGCTGGCTCGTCGCGGGCACCGTCATCCGGCTGTTCCCGATCGCCGTGCTGACCAACGCCGGGGTCGCGATCGGACTGCTGATCCCACTGGCCGGCAGCGCGCTCGCGGTGACACTGTTAGTCCTTTTTGTCGCCGAACTCGCGGTTCCGTCCGGCGGGCCGGGCTTGTTCGCCCGGATGCGGTCGCTGCGATCCCGCGCGGCCCGCGCCCGTCGCTACTCGCGGATCATGCGCATCGCGATCCGCCACGGTCTCGGTTCGTTCCTCACCGGCCGCCGCACCGCAGGCCCCGACGGCTCCGCGAAGCTCGCGCGGTCGCTTCGGCTGGCGCTCGAAGAAGCGGGCGTGACGTTCGTGAAGCTCGGCCAGTTGCTCTCGACCCGCGCGGATCTCCTGCCGCCGGTGTACATCCGCGAACTCAGCCGGCTGCACGATCAGGTCCCGCCCGCGCCCGAAGACGAGGTGCGCGCGTTGCTGCGCGAGGAAATCGACCTCACCGCCTTCGCCCACATCGACGACGAACCCCTTGCCGCGGCGTCGATCGCGCAGGTTTACGGCGCTCGGCTGCGGTCCGGCACCGAGGTCGTCGTGAAGGTGCAGCGGCCCGGGATCCGCGAACAGGTGGAACGCGACATCGACATCGTCCGCCGCCTCGCCGCCGTGCTGTACGAACGCGCCGGCTGGGCGCGCTCGCTCGGTGTGCTGGAACTGGCCGACGGATTCGCCGAATCCCTTGAGGACGAACTCGATTTCCGCACCGAAGCCTCGAACATCGACGCCATCGCCGCGCATCCGGTCCCCGGCGTCACGCTGCCGACTGTCCACAAAGCACTGTCCACTGAGCGCGTTCTGGTGATGCGACGGCTCGACGGCAAACCGCTCGCCACCGGTTCCGCACATTCCCGCGAGGAACTCGCCCGCACCTTCCTGCGCGGCCTGCTCGACCAGGTTCTGCTCGGCGGGGTGTTCCACGCGGATCCGCACCCCGGCAACGTTTTGCTGCTCGAAGACGGCACCCTCGGCCTGCTCGACTTCGGCTCCGTCGGCCGCCTCGACACCGGACTGCGCGCCGGCCTGCAAGCCCTGCTGCCCGCCATCGACCGAGGCGACCCGGCCGGTGTCCGCGACGGGCTGCTGGAGATCGTCGACCGTCCGGACGATCTCGACGAGCAACGCCTGGAACGCGCGCTGGGTGCCCTGCTCGCCCGGCACTTCGGACCCGGCCGGAGCGCCGGCCTCGACCTGTTCACCGGCCTGTTCCGCGTGATCGCCGAATTCCGGCTGGCCGTACCGCCGCCGATCGCCGCCGTGTTCCGCGCGTTGGCGACGATGGAAGGCACCCTCGCGACGCTGGCCCCGGACTTCGACCTGGTCGCCGAATCCCGCGCGTTCGCCACCGAACGCATCGGCCTGCGCCCGGAAACCCTGCACCGCACCGTCACCGACGAATTCACCGCCCTGCTGCCGGTGCTCCGCCGCCTGCCCCGCCGCGTCGACCGGATCGGCGCGGCGCTGGAAGAAGGCAGGCTGTCGGTGAACATGCGGCTGTTCTCCGACGAACGCGACCGCGACCTGGTGACCGGCCTCGTGCACGAGGTCCTGCTGGCGCTGGTCGGCATCGCGACCGGGCTCATGGCCGTGCTGCTGCTGTCCAGTTCGAGCGGCCCACAGCTGGTGCCCGGGCTGACGCTGAACCACGTGTTCGGCTACAACCTGCTGATGATCAGCGCACTGGCGGGGCTGCGGCTGCTTTTCGTCGTCTTCCGGCGCTCCGGACGACAGTCACGAGCAGGCCGGCGAACCCGATGAGGAATACGCCCGCCCCGGCACCGGCGGTAATCCGGCTGGTGATGGGGCCGCGATCCGGCTCGGTCGTACCGGGCAGTCCGGCGTCGGTGAACGCGGTGGTCGCCGGGAATTCCTTGACCCAGAACAGGGTTCCGGTCGCCGCGACAACTCCGTACACTTGGGACAGCGGCACCGCTCCGGCACCGGGATTGTTGGCGCGCCACCGGGAGTCGTCCGCGATGTCCCGCTGGTCCCCCGCCAGGAACACCGTGCCCTGCGGCACTTTCGCGTAAAAGGTCGTCTGCTCGCCGACCGCGTAAGGTTCGACGATCGACTTGCCGTTCACCTTGATCCGGCGATCGTAGTCGCAGCACTCGACCACATCGCCGCCGACCGCGATCACGCGTTGCAGGAACATCCCGCGCCGCCCGTCGCCGAACGCGCTCGCGTTGAACACGACGACGTCGCCGCGGTGGATCTCCTGGCCTTCGCGCAGCCCGAAGACGATCCGCTCGCCCGCGGCGACGGTGTGTGCCATCCCGCCGCCGGACGCGGTCAGCGAGCGGTAGCTGAACACCTTGAGGAGCCCGGTCGCCGCCAAGACCGCGCCCGCGACCGTGAGCACGGCGAAGATCGCGAGCAACCAGGGAAACCGGCGCGGCGCACGCACGGCCGGAGGCGGAACAGCAGGAAAGCCTTCTGTCACGAGACGATCATCGGAACAATCCCGACAGTCGTTACCCCGCCGGAAGCCACCCCGGCCCAGCAGCCTCCCGGCGCCGTTTCCTGCTCCGGCGCACGCCCGTCACCACCGCGCCCAGGAATCCGGTCAAGAACGCCCCCGCGCCCGCTCCGACGAACACCCGCCCCAGGAACGGCCCTTGATCCACCTCAGGCGCGCCGGGCAATCCCGCGGCGGTGAACGCCGTCGTCGGCGGCAGCGTGCGCACCCACCACCGGTTCGGCCCGGTGGCGACGACTACCCCGTACACCTCGGACACCGGCACTGAGCCGCTCATTCCGGTGGCCTCCTCGTTCCGGGAGTCCCAGCTGACATCGCGCCGATCACCGGCCAGGAAGACCGCGTCCTTCGGGACGAGCGCGCGGAACACGGGTCCGTCGCCGTTCGCGTAGGGCTCGTCGACAGACTTGCCGTTCACCACGATCCGGCGCTTCTCGTCGCAGCAGCGCACGTCGTCGCCGCCCACGCCGATCACCCGGCCCAGCAACAGGTAAGCCCGGTTGCCCTGGTGCGCGGGCATGCGCGCCAGCACGACGTCGCCGCGGTGGTAGACCTGCCCGTCCCGCTTGCCGAGCACGAGCGCCGTCCCGGCGGGCACGGCGGGCGCCATCGCGTTCGTCGGCATTCTCGCCAAGCGATAGCTGAACACCGTCACCAGCCCGTACCCGCATCCCGCCACCCCGGCCAGCGCGAGCACTACGAACAGCGCCAGCACGGCCGAAAACCGGCGAGGGGCGCGGGAAACCGGCGGCGGGGCCGGAAAACCGTCGATCACCTCGCGAGGATCGGCGAGCGCCGCGGATCCGTTACGCGGCCCCGGATCCTCCGGGCGGATTGTGCCGCTCTGTCCATAATGGACGGCCAAACTCATCCGCCGCCGTATAGGTCGTTATACGGCGGTCACCCCCTGAGGATCGAATTAAGCGGCCGCCCGACGTCTCCGTACGCGGGCATCAGGCCGGGACTCACCGTGAACGCGACCGTCCCGGCCAGCGCCACCACCACCGTGAGCCCGCCCAGCAGCGCACCTGTGCGGGCCAGGTCGCCGCCCGGCCGTTTCGCTCCGCCGAGCCGCCCCAGCACCACCGCCAGCACCCCGGCCAGCAGCGCCGCGAACCACAGCGCGCCCAGCACCAGGACGAACACCTCGGCCACGAGCGGGTAGACGCCGCTCACGAGGAGCCGGGGCCGGACCAGCAGCCAGGCCAGCCAGGTGAGCACCGCGAGCGAGAGGCTCACCGCGGCCACGGACACCGCTCCCACGGCCAGGCCGCGGCTGGGTCTTTCTTCGGCTTCGGACACGGATTCGGAGTCAGGTTCGGTCATTGACCAGTAATAGCACCCGGCCCCGACAGAATCCGGCGTTCCGCCCGGCAGCGCCCGAACGCACCAATCCGGGATACGCCGAAGGCCGCCCCCGGAGAACCGGGAGCGGCCTTCGAAAAAGCGAACCTCAGACCGTGAAACCGAGCGCCCGCAGCTGCTCGCGGCCGTCGTCGGTGATCTTCTCCGGGCCCCACGGCGGCATCCAGACCCAGTTGATCCGGAAGTCGTTCACGAGACCGCCGGACGTCAGCGCCGCCGACGTCTGGTCCTCGATCACGTCGGTCAGCGGGCAGGCCGCCGACGTGAGCGTCATGTCGATCGTCGCGGTGTTGTCGGTCTCGACCCGGATGTCGTAGACCAGGCCGAGGTCCACGACGTTGATCCCGAGTTCGGGGTCGACGACGTCGCGCATCGCTTCCTCGACGTCCTCGATCTTGGCGATGTCGGCGGGGACGGCGGCGGACTGCTCGGGCAGGTCCGCGGCGGTGCGCCCCTCGCGCGGGTCGGTGGCCGTCTCTTCGCTCATGCCTTCTCAGCTCCTGTGGTGGTGCTGGACACCGCGTCCTTGAACGCCATCCAGCCGAGCAGGGCGCACTTCACGCGCGCCGGGTACTTCGCGACGCCGGCGAACGCGACGCCGTCCTCCAGTACGTCCTCGTCCGGTTCGACCTTGCCCTTGCCCTGCATCAGTTCCACGAACGCGTCCATGGTCGTGAACGCCTCGTCGACCGTGTGCCCGACGACCAGGTCGGTCAGCACCGACGCGGAAGCCTGGCTGATCGAGCAGCCCTGCCCGTCGTAGGACACGTCCTCGACTTTGCCGTCGCTGACCTTCACCCGCAAGGTGATCTCGTCGCCGCAGGTCGGGTTGACCTGGAACGACTCCGCGTCGAACGGATCGCGCAGGCCGCGCCCGTGCGGGTTCTTGTAGTGGTCCAGGATGATCTCCTGGTACATGCTCTCCAGGTTCACTGGTCCACCCCGAAGAACTTCTGCGCCTCGCGGATCCCGGCGACCAGAGCGTCCACTTCGGACAGCGTGTTGTACAGGTAGAAGCTCGCCCGCACGGTCGCGGGCACCGAACAAGCCCGGTGCAGCGGCCACGCGCAGTGGTGTCCCACCCGCACCGCGATGCCGAGGCTGTCGAGCACCTGCCCGGCGTCGTGCGGGTGCACGCCGTCGATCACGAACGCGACAGTCGCGCCGCGGTCCTCCAGGTCGGTCGGCCCGACGATGCGCACGCCCGGGATCGCGCTGATGCCCGCGATCGCGGCCGCGGCCAGCTCGTGCTCGTGCGCCGCGACGCGGTCCATCCCGATGGCGGACAGGTAGTCCACCGCCGCGCCGAGGCCGATCGCCTGCGACGTCATCGGCACCCCGGCCTCGAACCGCTGCGGCGGCGCGGCGAACGTGGTGCGCTCCATCGTGACCAGCTCGATCATCGAGCCGCCGGTGAGGAACGGCGGCATCGCTTCGAGCAGTTCGGTCCGGCCGTACAGCACGCCGATCCCGGACGGAGCCAGCATCTTGTGCCCGGAGAACACCGCGAAGTCGACGCCGAGCGCGTGGAAGTCCACCGGGAAGTGCGGCACCGACTGGCAGGCGTCGAGGACGGTCAGCGCGCCGACTTCCTTCGCCTTGGCCACCAGCTTGGCCACCGGG
Encoded here:
- a CDS encoding AarF/UbiB family protein, giving the protein MQTLLLGLLAYVVVLWPLVAAARKVLGVRVGLVRALGAALAGWLVAGTVIRLFPIAVLTNAGVAIGLLIPLAGSALAVTLLVLFVAELAVPSGGPGLFARMRSLRSRAARARRYSRIMRIAIRHGLGSFLTGRRTAGPDGSAKLARSLRLALEEAGVTFVKLGQLLSTRADLLPPVYIRELSRLHDQVPPAPEDEVRALLREEIDLTAFAHIDDEPLAAASIAQVYGARLRSGTEVVVKVQRPGIREQVERDIDIVRRLAAVLYERAGWARSLGVLELADGFAESLEDELDFRTEASNIDAIAAHPVPGVTLPTVHKALSTERVLVMRRLDGKPLATGSAHSREELARTFLRGLLDQVLLGGVFHADPHPGNVLLLEDGTLGLLDFGSVGRLDTGLRAGLQALLPAIDRGDPAGVRDGLLEIVDRPDDLDEQRLERALGALLARHFGPGRSAGLDLFTGLFRVIAEFRLAVPPPIAAVFRALATMEGTLATLAPDFDLVAESRAFATERIGLRPETLHRTVTDEFTALLPVLRRLPRRVDRIGAALEEGRLSVNMRLFSDERDRDLVTGLVHEVLLALVGIATGLMAVLLLSSSSGPQLVPGLTLNHVFGYNLLMISALAGLRLLFVVFRRSGRQSRAGRRTR
- the sufU gene encoding Fe-S cluster assembly sulfur transfer protein SufU, encoding MNLESMYQEIILDHYKNPHGRGLRDPFDAESFQVNPTCGDEITLRVKVSDGKVEDVSYDGQGCSISQASASVLTDLVVGHTVDEAFTTMDAFVELMQGKGKVEPDEDVLEDGVAFAGVAKYPARVKCALLGWMAFKDAVSSTTTGAEKA
- a CDS encoding cysteine desulfurase, with product MTTTASNSPTNSVPLDVAALRADFPILTRTVRDGKPLVYLDSGATSQRPVQVLDAERRYVFTSNSAVHRGAHQLSEEATDAYESARAKTAEFVGADPEELVFTKNATEGINLVAYAMSNAATAGPESERFRIGEGDEIVITEMEHHANLVPWQQLCQRTGATLKWFKVTAEGRLDLSDLDSVITPRTKVVAFAHQSNVLGTVNPVAKLVAKAKEVGALTVLDACQSVPHFPVDFHALGVDFAVFSGHKMLAPSGIGVLYGRTELLEAMPPFLTGGSMIELVTMERTTFAAPPQRFEAGVPMTSQAIGLGAAVDYLSAIGMDRVAAHEHELAAAAIAGISAIPGVRIVGPTDLEDRGATVAFVIDGVHPHDAGQVLDSLGIAVRVGHHCAWPLHRACSVPATVRASFYLYNTLSEVDALVAGIREAQKFFGVDQ
- the lepB gene encoding signal peptidase I; amino-acid sequence: MTEGFPAVPPPAVRAPRRFPWLLAIFAVLTVAGAVLAATGLLKVFSYRSLTASGGGMAHTVAAGERIVFGLREGQEIHRGDVVVFNASAFGDGRRGMFLQRVIAVGGDVVECCDYDRRIKVNGKSIVEPYAVGEQTTFYAKVPQGTVFLAGDQRDIADDSRWRANNPGAGAVPLSQVYGVVAATGTLFWVKEFPATTAFTDAGLPGTTEPDRGPITSRITAGAGAGVFLIGFAGLLVTVVRSAGRRRKAAAAPPVR
- a CDS encoding snapalysin family zinc-dependent metalloprotease, with amino-acid sequence MHARGFRRIAALAVATAAPLGFGLATAPAASAAAATTVYYSSAGAPDYVAQIDQGAANWNAAVSDVQLVKDEGKATVKIHEVNSGGSYTQTDGHGNGDVYLDTSQVAEGYDPTRIAAHELGHNLGLPDHYEGPCTELMSGHGPGTSCTNAKPDAQESAKVQQLWANGVRAAGTRVTTTVY
- the lepB gene encoding signal peptidase I encodes the protein MSLAVHYGQSGTIRPEDPGPRNGSAALADPREVIDGFPAPPPVSRAPRRFSAVLALFVVLALAGVAGCGYGLVTVFSYRLARMPTNAMAPAVPAGTALVLGKRDGQVYHRGDVVLARMPAHQGNRAYLLLGRVIGVGGDDVRCCDEKRRIVVNGKSVDEPYANGDGPVFRALVPKDAVFLAGDRRDVSWDSRNEEATGMSGSVPVSEVYGVVVATGPNRWWVRTLPPTTAFTAAGLPGAPEVDQGPFLGRVFVGAGAGAFLTGFLGAVVTGVRRSRKRRREAAGPGWLPAG
- a CDS encoding metal-sulfur cluster assembly factor; the protein is MSEETATDPREGRTAADLPEQSAAVPADIAKIEDVEEAMRDVVDPELGINVVDLGLVYDIRVETDNTATIDMTLTSAACPLTDVIEDQTSAALTSGGLVNDFRINWVWMPPWGPEKITDDGREQLRALGFTV